From a region of the Erythrobacter neustonensis genome:
- a CDS encoding efflux transporter outer membrane subunit has translation MTNSDFFRHWSLAPVKDCLMSTRRPLLASSAALLLLGGCATGPAYRQPDLSLPTTFTTSEAVAARTAPEASVDLVEWWHSFNDPLLTSLIERAVAQNLDLKQAEARVLQARAALRFSNAEMLPTGAASGQAGINYQSLETPIGQVASAFPGFDRSTGAYEAGLSASWEIDLFGGNDAARDAARADWQASEAGAVAARLAVIAQTADTYVTIRALQERLAIVRAQEAVQANLVRLVALQFERGVAAELQLRQAEGALGQVRAAIPALENQLDTAMNALDVLLGLLPGTTRAELSAPQPIPTPPAITTAGGPAALMRRRPDIIAAERSLAASNARIGAATAEYYPKFSLNGLIGTAATTSGALFGGNAVQGSGFLGLRWRLFDFGRIDAEIKLAEGRNAEALAAYRQTVLRASEDVENALSLLLRQEAQAEALSAAEASLARAQTSSEAAYNAGFVSLIEVLDADRRLLETRDGLVQARAGASRGAIAAFRALGGGWEGAGALAGG, from the coding sequence TTGACAAATAGTGACTTTTTTCGTCATTGGTCACTTGCACCAGTTAAGGACTGCCTCATGTCTACCCGTCGACCACTCCTTGCCAGCTCCGCCGCGCTGCTTTTGCTCGGTGGCTGCGCAACAGGCCCTGCATACAGGCAACCCGACCTTTCCCTGCCGACCACCTTTACCACGAGCGAGGCAGTCGCGGCGCGCACAGCCCCGGAAGCATCGGTTGATCTGGTCGAATGGTGGCATTCCTTCAACGATCCGCTCCTTACAAGCCTGATCGAACGTGCCGTTGCCCAGAACCTTGATCTGAAGCAGGCCGAAGCTCGGGTGCTCCAGGCACGGGCCGCCTTGCGGTTTAGCAACGCCGAGATGTTGCCAACCGGCGCGGCGAGCGGACAGGCAGGAATCAATTATCAGTCGCTCGAAACGCCAATCGGCCAGGTGGCCAGCGCATTTCCCGGGTTCGACCGGTCCACTGGCGCTTACGAGGCAGGTCTCAGCGCCAGTTGGGAAATCGATCTGTTCGGCGGAAACGACGCCGCACGCGATGCGGCCCGGGCTGATTGGCAGGCGTCAGAAGCAGGTGCCGTCGCCGCGCGCCTCGCGGTGATCGCACAGACCGCCGATACCTACGTCACGATCCGGGCCTTGCAAGAGCGTCTGGCGATCGTGCGCGCGCAGGAAGCCGTCCAGGCAAACCTCGTGCGGTTGGTTGCGCTTCAGTTCGAACGCGGCGTGGCGGCCGAGTTGCAACTGCGTCAGGCCGAAGGCGCCCTAGGGCAGGTACGCGCCGCGATCCCTGCTCTGGAAAATCAGCTGGACACGGCGATGAACGCGCTCGATGTCCTTTTGGGCTTGCTACCCGGCACCACCAGGGCCGAGCTTTCGGCGCCGCAGCCTATCCCGACGCCGCCCGCAATCACCACCGCCGGCGGTCCTGCGGCCCTGATGCGTCGACGTCCCGATATCATTGCAGCCGAGCGTTCCTTGGCTGCGTCAAACGCGCGAATTGGCGCCGCCACAGCCGAATATTATCCGAAGTTCTCGCTCAATGGCCTGATCGGCACGGCTGCCACCACGTCCGGCGCGCTGTTCGGCGGCAATGCCGTGCAAGGCAGCGGTTTCCTCGGGCTGCGCTGGCGGCTGTTCGATTTTGGCCGCATCGACGCCGAGATCAAGCTGGCCGAAGGCCGCAACGCCGAAGCGCTCGCAGCCTATCGCCAAACGGTGCTGCGCGCCTCCGAGGATGTCGAGAACGCCCTTTCGCTGCTGCTCCGGCAGGAAGCGCAGGCTGAAGCCTTGTCCGCAGCCGAAGCGTCTTTGGCGCGTGCGCAGACTTCGTCCGAGGCCGCATACAATGCAGGCTTCGTTAGCCTGATCGAAGTGCTCGATGCAGATCGTCGCTTGCTGGAGACGCGTGATGGGCTGGTACAGGCGCGCGCAGGGGCAAGCCGCGGTGCGATTGCCGCGTTCCGCGCTCTGGGAGGCGGATGGGAAGGCGCGGGTGCGCTGGCTGGAGGCTGA
- a CDS encoding efflux RND transporter periplasmic adaptor subunit, translating to MLATTLTQIPAHTAVGRSADKMRRRAALLGLPLCLAALSGCSEPETDPRTLPPLVRATSAAPGTAGAQEFTGVVAARVQSDLGFRVGGKVVARYVEAGQTVRRGQPLMRIDGSDLALAARAAEGGVAAARARAQQTAADLARLKGLVEAGAVSASTYDQAKAAAEAASAQLATATAEARVARNQGGYSLIVADADGTVVETLAEPGQVVGAGQVVVRLARSGPREALIDLPENVRPQIGSSVGARTFGGAQGAGTLRQLSDAADPLTRTYEARYTLSGAAAGAPIGSTVTVALPQAGSDGAQIAVPLGAIRDAGKGPGVWVVSSGKDKTVTWRPVKIAAVDEESAFLSAGIKPGEVIVAMGAHLLRQGQAVRVSQK from the coding sequence ATGCTCGCGACCACGCTTACCCAAATTCCTGCCCACACCGCCGTGGGCCGATCTGCGGACAAGATGCGAAGGCGTGCGGCGTTGCTCGGTCTTCCGCTTTGCCTTGCGGCCCTTTCGGGTTGCAGCGAGCCAGAAACCGATCCCCGTACGCTTCCCCCGCTGGTTCGGGCGACAAGCGCTGCGCCGGGCACCGCAGGCGCGCAGGAGTTCACCGGCGTCGTGGCCGCGCGCGTCCAGAGCGATCTGGGCTTTCGCGTCGGCGGCAAGGTTGTCGCCCGTTATGTCGAGGCCGGACAGACCGTCCGCCGCGGTCAGCCCCTGATGCGGATCGACGGTTCGGACCTGGCGCTGGCCGCGCGCGCCGCCGAGGGCGGCGTTGCTGCGGCCCGCGCCCGCGCCCAGCAGACAGCGGCGGATCTGGCCCGCCTGAAGGGCCTTGTCGAAGCGGGGGCCGTTTCTGCGTCGACTTATGATCAGGCCAAGGCCGCGGCCGAAGCCGCCAGCGCACAACTGGCGACTGCCACTGCCGAAGCTCGGGTCGCGCGCAACCAGGGCGGTTACAGTTTGATCGTTGCCGATGCTGACGGAACGGTGGTCGAGACCCTTGCAGAACCCGGTCAGGTTGTCGGGGCAGGGCAGGTCGTCGTCCGGCTGGCCCGTTCCGGACCGCGTGAAGCGCTGATCGATCTGCCGGAAAACGTGCGGCCACAAATCGGGTCGAGCGTCGGGGCACGCACCTTCGGCGGCGCGCAGGGAGCAGGCACCTTGCGCCAATTGTCGGATGCCGCCGACCCGCTGACCCGCACCTACGAGGCGCGCTATACGCTCAGCGGCGCGGCGGCCGGCGCCCCGATTGGTTCCACCGTGACCGTCGCCCTGCCGCAGGCGGGCAGCGATGGAGCCCAGATTGCGGTTCCTCTGGGGGCGATCCGCGATGCGGGCAAGGGACCGGGGGTCTGGGTCGTCAGTTCCGGCAAGGATAAGACGGTAACATGGCGGCCAGTAAAGATCGCTGCTGTCGATGAAGAATCGGCGTTCCTTTCAGCCGGGATCAAACCCGGCGAGGTCATCGTGGCCATGGGCGCGCATTTGCTGCGCCAGGGGCAGGCCGTGCGGGTGTCACAGAAGTGA
- a CDS encoding TetR/AcrR family transcriptional regulator: MTKHAPLPDLAARGPADHTVRDQIIAAAHDYFAHYGYEKTTVADLARAIGFSKAYIYRFFESKQAIGEAICLSTTGKLFDEVRAAVDAGQTATEKMRLFTETVTSAGLGLLFNERKLHAIAAQASIENWPSAKVYTDRLKALIESIVKEGRESGEFERKTPLDETTRGIFYAMMPFIKPIFLEHSQSILPRAQTDVTSLILRSLAP; this comes from the coding sequence ATGACCAAGCACGCCCCGCTTCCAGATCTCGCCGCACGCGGCCCGGCCGATCACACGGTTCGCGATCAGATCATCGCAGCAGCCCACGATTACTTCGCGCATTACGGCTACGAGAAGACCACGGTTGCCGATCTTGCCCGGGCCATCGGCTTCTCGAAGGCGTACATCTACCGCTTCTTCGAATCCAAACAGGCGATCGGCGAAGCCATCTGCCTCAGCACCACCGGAAAGCTTTTCGATGAGGTCCGGGCCGCCGTCGATGCCGGGCAAACAGCGACTGAAAAGATGCGGCTTTTCACCGAAACGGTCACCTCTGCCGGGCTTGGCCTGCTTTTCAACGAGCGCAAGCTTCACGCCATCGCTGCTCAGGCCTCGATCGAAAACTGGCCGTCGGCGAAGGTCTATACGGATCGTTTGAAAGCGTTGATCGAGAGCATCGTCAAGGAGGGACGCGAGAGCGGAGAGTTTGAGCGCAAGACACCGCTCGACGAGACGACGCGCGGGATCTTCTATGCCATGATGCCCTTCATCAAGCCGATTTTCCTTGAGCACAGCCAGAGCATCCTGCCGCGTGCCCAAACCGACGTGACCTCGCTCATCCTTCGCAGCCTCGCGCCCTGA
- a CDS encoding PaaI family thioesterase translates to MSDKAMNGLEQVQALLAGGVQPPFGRKMGVSLVEASEGHAVFEGTPNEAHYNPMGTVHGGYAAAMLDSACGIAAHTGLQPGQAYTTAEIKVSYIRALSAQSGTVRAVGKLVSIGRRAAFAEASLYDEAGRLCATATSTLVVFEAST, encoded by the coding sequence ATGAGCGACAAGGCAATGAACGGATTGGAGCAGGTGCAGGCGCTGCTGGCCGGAGGCGTGCAACCTCCCTTCGGCCGCAAGATGGGCGTATCGCTGGTTGAGGCGAGCGAGGGCCATGCGGTGTTCGAAGGAACGCCGAACGAAGCGCACTACAATCCCATGGGCACGGTGCATGGCGGCTATGCAGCTGCCATGCTCGACAGCGCTTGCGGCATCGCGGCGCATACCGGCTTGCAACCGGGGCAAGCCTACACGACCGCCGAAATAAAGGTCTCCTACATTCGCGCGCTCAGTGCACAAAGCGGGACGGTCCGGGCCGTCGGCAAGTTGGTTTCCATCGGTCGGCGCGCGGCATTCGCCGAAGCGAGCCTTTATGACGAAGCCGGAAGATTGTGTGCCACAGCAACATCGACATTGGTGGTGTTTGAGGCCTCCACCTGA